The following are from one region of the Hymenobacter sp. YIM 151858-1 genome:
- a CDS encoding DUF4112 domain-containing protein, translated as MATSASVPNRYAHTRTGSPPDTDARLRWVDHVAHLMDSQFRLPGTNFRFGLDPLLGLIPVVGDLGSFAVSATLIMTMVRHGASRKVIVLMVLNVLLDTLIGSIPIIGNVFDFAYKSNERNVRLLRRHYAEGRYQGRGTGIIAAVAVGLLLMFGLVAWGLWHVAAWLWQYGEQHWNF; from the coding sequence ATGGCTACTTCCGCTTCCGTGCCCAACCGCTACGCCCACACCCGCACCGGCTCGCCGCCCGATACCGACGCCCGCCTGCGCTGGGTCGACCACGTAGCCCACCTCATGGACAGCCAGTTTCGGTTGCCCGGCACTAACTTTCGCTTCGGCCTCGATCCGCTCCTGGGCCTCATTCCCGTCGTGGGCGACCTAGGCTCCTTTGCCGTGTCGGCCACGCTCATCATGACGATGGTACGCCACGGCGCCTCGCGCAAGGTTATCGTGCTCATGGTGCTCAACGTGCTGCTCGATACCCTCATCGGCAGCATCCCCATCATCGGCAACGTGTTCGATTTCGCCTACAAGAGCAACGAACGCAACGTGCGCCTGCTGCGCCGCCACTACGCCGAGGGGCGCTACCAGGGCCGCGGCACCGGCATTATCGCAGCCGTGGCCGTAGGCTTGCTGCTGATGTTCGGGTTGGTGGCTTGGGGCCTCTGGCACGTGGCCGCCTGGCTGTGGCAGTACGGCGAGCAACACTGGAACTTTTAA
- a CDS encoding diadenylate cyclase → MPHVGGRAAASLLYYLLMWEYQSLFRVSAQLFAEGIFNLLDRTLRPDVFLVGLAVSRGSESPDAVRLEAGSHDYTSADFAHVKERANSLEREGTYEPVYHLYHEEQDRLEKQRWYLLLRRAVELELESKATGLGRRVFCSMPVLLNGYLIMAVLQLSAEPFASYYALPANPKTPDARPVSLLHAVVREFLLDCSKALRGTDLDQEEDRPILDRDYNELLRAAGRRFMHAPSSGNHGLYDACNGVAALRHEGIEGKGTMLIARRNHPAVVPVLTLETPVPLRDHRSVRKLLEMSEGRTSLISDGTQVFGLGHLAEPADEQYEPLFMVRFTTHHNWELSHDKELMMRVVSGTPRLPQARINEQFFAATIQRLWPALDASTVENLWELTMKATTQRTGTILVISENAAAEAKRLTRQSFRVAPRFITPSVLCLVTNIDGAVLIDPQGTCFAIGAILDGLATEKGDSSRGSRYNSAVRYVESARYPTLAVVVSEDGWIDLLSSKK, encoded by the coding sequence ATGCCTCATGTTGGAGGCCGTGCTGCGGCCAGCCTGCTTTATTACCTCCTGATGTGGGAATACCAAAGTTTGTTCCGGGTATCGGCGCAGCTGTTCGCCGAGGGCATATTTAACCTGCTCGATCGTACGCTGCGGCCCGATGTGTTTTTGGTGGGCCTGGCGGTGTCGCGGGGCAGCGAATCGCCCGATGCCGTGCGCCTCGAGGCCGGCTCGCACGACTACACCTCCGCCGATTTCGCCCACGTAAAGGAGCGCGCCAACTCGCTGGAGCGCGAGGGCACCTACGAGCCCGTGTACCACCTGTACCACGAGGAGCAGGACCGCCTCGAAAAGCAACGCTGGTACCTGCTGCTGCGCCGCGCCGTGGAGTTGGAGCTCGAAAGCAAAGCCACGGGCCTGGGCCGCCGCGTGTTCTGCTCGATGCCGGTGCTGCTGAACGGCTACCTCATCATGGCGGTGCTGCAGCTTTCGGCCGAGCCTTTTGCCAGCTATTACGCCCTGCCCGCCAACCCCAAAACGCCCGATGCCCGCCCGGTGTCGCTGCTGCACGCGGTAGTGCGCGAGTTTCTGCTCGACTGCAGCAAGGCCCTGCGCGGCACCGACCTCGACCAGGAAGAAGACCGCCCCATTCTCGACCGCGACTACAACGAGCTGCTGCGCGCCGCCGGCCGGCGCTTTATGCACGCCCCCTCCAGCGGCAACCACGGCCTCTACGACGCCTGCAACGGCGTGGCCGCCCTGCGCCACGAGGGCATCGAGGGCAAAGGCACCATGCTCATTGCCCGCCGCAACCACCCCGCTGTGGTACCCGTGCTCACGCTCGAAACCCCGGTGCCCCTGCGCGACCACCGCTCCGTGCGCAAGCTGCTCGAAATGAGCGAAGGCCGCACTTCGCTTATCTCCGATGGCACCCAGGTATTTGGCCTGGGGCACTTGGCCGAACCGGCCGACGAGCAGTACGAGCCGCTGTTTATGGTGCGCTTCACCACCCACCACAACTGGGAGCTCAGCCACGACAAGGAGCTGATGATGCGCGTGGTATCGGGCACGCCCCGGCTGCCGCAGGCGCGCATCAACGAGCAGTTTTTTGCGGCCACCATTCAGCGCCTCTGGCCTGCCCTCGACGCCAGCACCGTGGAAAACCTCTGGGAGCTGACCATGAAGGCCACCACGCAGCGCACCGGCACCATTCTGGTTATTTCGGAAAACGCGGCGGCCGAGGCCAAGCGCCTCACGCGGCAGAGCTTCCGGGTGGCCCCTAGGTTTATCACGCCCTCGGTGCTGTGCCTCGTCACCAACATCGACGGCGCCGTGCTCATCGATCCGCAAGGCACATGCTTTGCCATTGGGGCCATTCTCGACGGGCTGGCCACCGAAAAAGGCGACTCCTCGCGCGGCTCGCGCTACAACTCGGCCGTGCGCTACGTCGAAAGTGCCCGCTACCCCACGCTGGCGGTGGTAGTAAGCGAAGACGGCTGGATCGACTTGCTCTCGTCGAAGAAGTAA
- a CDS encoding bacteriorhodopsin, translated as MDLLLGGICALMWLPLVTGYCAQSYGRSFWLWFALGCCFPIVSFFVLFGLIYRSERDPGNHLLEEARRILAEAEAHEVEPLGE; from the coding sequence GTGGATCTACTTCTTGGTGGGATTTGTGCGTTGATGTGGCTGCCGCTGGTTACGGGTTATTGTGCCCAAAGCTACGGCCGCTCGTTCTGGTTGTGGTTTGCGCTGGGCTGCTGTTTCCCAATCGTTTCCTTCTTCGTGCTTTTCGGGCTGATCTACCGCTCCGAGCGCGACCCGGGCAACCATTTGCTGGAAGAAGCACGCCGCATTTTGGCCGAAGCCGAAGCCCACGAAGTGGAGCCCCTGGGCGAATAA
- a CDS encoding BaiN/RdsA family NAD(P)/FAD-dependent oxidoreductase, which translates to MVKFAAHTPMQQHPTVAIIGGGPAGLVAAQHLAEAGVQGVAVYEAQATPGRKFLVAGHGGFNLTNGEPVAAFGPRYGHRRQAFEQYLGHFGPAELRRWAAQLGIATYVGSSGRVFPLEEHKPAHLLRAWLQRLEHLGVQLHTRHRWLGFGPGGGLLMRNERTGTEFSVAPRATLLALGGASWAKTGSDGQWLPVLEQALGLQSVPFRPSNCGVEVAWSAFFREKVGRTPLKNVLLRCGQHEARGEVMLTEYGLEGTPVYALTPAIREALQAQVPAQLLLNLKPDLGPAEVLQRLQQARRGRSLPDVLRQHLKLGPPIPTLLREVAPAATLADTARLAKLLQALPLPITALRPLDEAISTAGGVPFEEVNEHLMLLRRPGVFVAGEMLDWEAPTGGYLLQGCFSTGAWAARGMAQWLQHTAT; encoded by the coding sequence ATGGTTAAGTTTGCAGCCCATACGCCCATGCAGCAGCACCCCACAGTAGCCATTATTGGCGGCGGCCCGGCCGGGCTGGTGGCCGCCCAACACCTGGCCGAGGCCGGGGTGCAAGGCGTAGCCGTGTACGAGGCGCAGGCCACGCCGGGGCGGAAGTTTCTGGTGGCCGGCCACGGCGGTTTCAACCTCACCAACGGCGAGCCGGTGGCCGCTTTCGGTCCGCGCTACGGTCATCGGCGGCAAGCCTTCGAGCAGTACCTAGGGCACTTTGGGCCCGCCGAGCTGCGCCGCTGGGCTGCCCAATTGGGCATTGCCACGTACGTGGGCAGCAGCGGGCGCGTGTTTCCGCTTGAGGAGCACAAGCCGGCCCACCTGCTGCGGGCCTGGCTGCAGCGCCTCGAGCACCTGGGCGTGCAGCTGCACACCCGCCACCGCTGGCTGGGTTTTGGCCCCGGCGGCGGGCTGCTGATGCGCAACGAGCGTACCGGCACCGAGTTTTCGGTGGCGCCCAGGGCTACGCTGCTGGCTTTGGGCGGCGCCAGTTGGGCCAAAACCGGCTCCGATGGCCAGTGGCTGCCGGTACTCGAGCAGGCCCTGGGTTTGCAAAGCGTGCCCTTCAGGCCCAGCAACTGCGGGGTAGAGGTGGCCTGGTCGGCTTTTTTTCGGGAGAAGGTGGGCCGCACGCCGCTGAAAAACGTGCTTTTGCGCTGCGGCCAACACGAGGCGCGCGGCGAGGTAATGCTGACGGAATACGGCCTCGAGGGCACCCCGGTGTACGCCCTTACGCCCGCCATTCGGGAGGCCCTGCAAGCCCAAGTGCCGGCCCAGCTGCTGCTCAACCTCAAACCCGACCTAGGGCCTGCCGAGGTACTGCAACGGCTGCAGCAAGCCCGCCGCGGCCGCTCGTTGCCCGATGTGCTGCGCCAACACCTGAAGCTGGGCCCACCCATTCCTACGCTGCTGCGCGAGGTGGCCCCCGCGGCCACCCTGGCCGATACTGCCCGGCTAGCCAAACTATTGCAGGCCCTGCCCCTACCCATTACGGCCCTGCGCCCCCTCGACGAAGCCATCAGCACGGCCGGCGGCGTACCCTTCGAGGAAGTAAACGAGCACCTGATGCTGCTGCGCCGCCCCGGCGTGTTTGTGGCCGGCGAAATGCTGGATTGGGAAGCGCCCACGGGCGGCTACCTGCTGCAGGGGTGCTTTAGCACCGGGGCCTGGGCTGCCCGGGGCATGGCGCAATGGCTGCAGCACACGGCCACCTAG
- a CDS encoding cation:proton antiporter: MGPYSILIYLSVAIILSYLFDMAARATKIPSVLMLLLTGIAIKQAVDYAGTAVVLPQVTLQLLGIVGLIMIVLEESLNLKINPEKGPLIRRAFVAAAVMLLVQALTIGWLLQLYLGMPFQTCLLNAVPLAVISSAVAIPSVAGLGGEKQEFIVYESTFSDILGIMFFNFVAQDNFAQGVSVLTFGRDIIAVVLVSVLSTVVLAFLLDRIRLHVKFFLILAFLILIYSLAKKLHLSSLLVVLVFGLTVSNAELFLRGPVRRWLRLERLQEELHQLQSITAESAFLIRTFFFLLFGFSITLSNVLDARLLLQGALIVGVLTAIRYVYLRYVSRSSLVPEVFIAPKGLITILLFYSIPEKHLIEGVSENILFVVILLTGLLMLVGLQLPSKEPAQLGEY, from the coding sequence ATGGGACCGTACTCCATCCTCATTTACCTGAGCGTTGCCATCATCCTGTCGTACCTGTTCGACATGGCCGCGCGGGCTACCAAAATACCGTCGGTGCTGATGCTATTGCTCACGGGCATAGCCATTAAGCAAGCCGTCGACTACGCCGGGACGGCCGTGGTGCTGCCCCAGGTTACATTGCAGCTGCTCGGCATTGTGGGCCTGATCATGATCGTGCTCGAGGAGTCGCTCAACCTCAAAATAAACCCCGAAAAAGGCCCGCTGATCCGGCGCGCGTTTGTGGCCGCCGCCGTGATGCTGCTGGTGCAGGCCCTGACCATTGGTTGGCTGCTGCAGTTGTACCTAGGGATGCCGTTCCAGACGTGCCTGCTCAACGCCGTGCCGCTGGCCGTTATCAGCAGTGCCGTGGCCATACCCAGCGTGGCGGGCCTCGGGGGCGAAAAGCAGGAGTTTATCGTGTACGAAAGCACGTTTTCCGACATCCTGGGCATCATGTTTTTCAACTTCGTGGCGCAGGACAACTTCGCGCAGGGCGTGTCGGTGCTCACCTTCGGCCGCGACATCATCGCGGTGGTGCTGGTATCGGTGCTGAGTACGGTGGTGCTGGCCTTTCTGCTCGATCGGATTCGCCTGCACGTCAAGTTCTTCCTGATTCTGGCATTCCTGATTCTGATTTACTCGCTGGCCAAAAAGCTGCACTTGTCGTCGTTGCTGGTGGTGCTGGTGTTCGGCCTCACGGTTAGCAATGCCGAGCTGTTTTTGCGCGGGCCGGTGCGCCGTTGGCTCCGCCTCGAGCGCCTGCAGGAGGAGCTGCATCAGCTGCAAAGCATCACGGCCGAGTCGGCTTTCCTCATCCGCACGTTCTTCTTTTTGCTTTTCGGCTTCTCCATCACGCTCAGCAACGTGCTCGATGCGCGCCTGCTGCTGCAAGGGGCGCTGATTGTGGGCGTGCTCACGGCCATTCGCTATGTGTACCTGCGCTACGTATCGCGCTCCAGCCTGGTGCCGGAGGTGTTTATCGCGCCCAAAGGCCTCATTACCATTTTGTTGTTTTACAGTATTCCCGAGAAACACCTCATCGAGGGCGTCAGCGAAAACATCCTGTTCGTGGTAATCCTGCTCACCGGCCTGCTGATGCTCGTCGGGCTTCAGCTGCCCAGCAAAGAGCCCGCCCAGTTGGGGGAATATTAG
- a CDS encoding chloride channel protein, whose translation MPKNVVHRLLSPLLLWRLRHVSDRLYLIMVSILVGALAGLAAVLLKNSVHWGQELLYGWVPEQKRVFALFLYPIIGIALTVLFTRYVLGGQLGRGIGPIIYSVARQGSVVPRSRMYSQWVSSFLTVTFGGSAGLEAPISVTGSAIGSNLARVLRVSRRERRLLVGCGAAAGVAAIFNSPIAGVLFAVEVVLSELSAPFFIPLLISSATATLVSKLLFSGQPFVLITTSWSVDTVPFYLLLGLGAALLSVYMIRIYFAAEKWFERWRGSYRKVLLGGTALGVLVFLFPTLYGEGYNIVQSLLSGEPSHLLDASIFSVYRDENVWILLLVAGSSMLLKVFATCITIGAGGNGGMFGSSLFSGALLGFVIARLINLSGLFVVPEVHFVVLGMAGTLAGVVHAPLTAIFLIAEITGGYALFVPLMFVTSCSYIITRYFEPYSVYTRKLVQRGVYVHQDRDRGLLAQLDLPRMVETDFEPIQPDATLGELVDIFRHATRNLFPVVDNDGALVGIISLDQVRDALFDEEHYNTTRVSDLMTEPPATINVDDTLLDILRCMEQLNVWALPVLKNGRYVGFLLKSAILAGYRKQLIKESE comes from the coding sequence GGTGAGCATTTTGGTAGGTGCGCTGGCCGGCCTGGCGGCCGTGCTGCTCAAAAACAGTGTGCACTGGGGCCAGGAGCTGCTCTACGGCTGGGTACCCGAGCAAAAGCGGGTATTCGCGCTGTTTCTGTACCCCATCATCGGCATTGCCCTAACGGTGCTCTTTACGCGCTACGTGCTGGGCGGGCAATTGGGGCGCGGCATCGGGCCCATCATCTACTCGGTGGCGCGCCAAGGCTCGGTGGTACCCCGCTCGCGCATGTACTCGCAGTGGGTCAGTTCGTTCCTGACGGTTACGTTTGGCGGGTCGGCGGGTTTGGAGGCGCCCATTTCGGTTACGGGTTCGGCCATTGGCTCCAACCTGGCCCGCGTGCTGCGCGTGAGCCGGCGCGAGCGGCGCCTGCTGGTGGGCTGCGGCGCCGCGGCCGGCGTGGCGGCCATCTTTAACTCGCCCATTGCGGGGGTGCTGTTTGCGGTGGAGGTAGTGCTGAGCGAGCTGTCGGCGCCGTTTTTCATTCCGCTGCTCATCTCCTCGGCCACGGCCACGCTGGTGTCCAAGCTGCTGTTTTCGGGCCAGCCCTTCGTGCTGATTACCACCAGTTGGTCCGTCGATACGGTGCCGTTTTACCTGCTGCTGGGCCTGGGCGCGGCCCTGCTTTCGGTCTACATGATCCGCATTTACTTCGCGGCCGAAAAGTGGTTTGAGCGGTGGCGCGGCTCGTACCGCAAGGTGCTGCTCGGCGGCACGGCCCTGGGCGTGCTGGTATTTTTGTTCCCGACGCTTTACGGCGAGGGCTACAACATTGTGCAGTCGTTGCTGAGCGGCGAGCCCAGCCACTTGCTCGATGCGAGTATTTTCTCGGTGTACCGCGACGAAAATGTGTGGATTCTGCTGCTGGTGGCCGGCAGCTCCATGCTCCTGAAGGTGTTTGCCACGTGCATTACCATTGGCGCGGGCGGCAACGGCGGCATGTTCGGCTCGTCGTTGTTTTCGGGGGCCTTGCTGGGTTTTGTCATTGCCCGGCTGATCAACCTGAGCGGCCTGTTTGTGGTGCCCGAGGTGCACTTTGTGGTGCTGGGCATGGCCGGCACGCTGGCCGGCGTGGTGCACGCGCCGCTCACGGCCATCTTCCTAATCGCCGAAATCACGGGCGGGTACGCGCTGTTTGTGCCGCTGATGTTCGTAACGAGCTGCTCCTACATCATCACCCGCTACTTCGAGCCGTACTCGGTGTACACGCGCAAGCTGGTGCAGCGCGGCGTGTATGTGCACCAAGACCGCGACCGGGGCCTGCTCGCCCAGCTCGATTTGCCGCGAATGGTGGAAACCGATTTCGAGCCCATTCAGCCCGATGCAACCCTAGGTGAACTGGTAGACATTTTCCGCCATGCCACCCGCAACCTCTTTCCGGTGGTGGATAACGACGGGGCCCTGGTCGGCATCATTTCCCTCGATCAGGTGCGCGACGCCCTGTTCGACGAGGAGCACTACAACACCACCCGCGTAAGCGACCTGATGACCGAGCCCCCCGCCACCATCAACGTCGACGATACCCTGCTCGACATTTTGCGGTGCATGGAGCAGCTCAACGTATGGGCGCTGCCGGTGCTCAAAAACGGCCGTTACGTTGGCTTCCTGCTCAAATCGGCCATCCTGGCCGGCTACCGCAAACAGCTCATCAAGGAAAGCGAGTAA